In one window of Sardina pilchardus chromosome 23, fSarPil1.1, whole genome shotgun sequence DNA:
- the LOC134071607 gene encoding growth/differentiation factor 8-like has translation MPFFVYLCFLCAFGVTCSGNSTTPQPVTEDIEQCSTCEFRHQSKLMRLHTIKSQILSILRLEQAPNISRDMIRQLLPKAPPLQELLSQYDIQVEDKKVGTADDGELATTETIITMPTEPQSSVQKNGMPRCCLFSLSPKILPNNILKAQLWIHLRPTEEATTVFLQISRLKPLSEGNTRAIIRSLKIEVDAETSSWQSIDMNQLLQSWLKQPETNLGIEIKAFDSKGVDLAVTSTESGSEGLKPFMEVKIAETPKRSKRDTGLDCDENSPESRCCRYPLTVDFEDFGWDWIIAPKRYKANYCSGECEYMHLQKYPHTHLVNKANPRGTAGPCCTPTKMSPINMLYFNRKEQIIYGKIPSMVVDICGCS, from the exons ATGCCATTCTTCGTGTACCTGTGTTTCTTGTGCGCATTTGGAGTAACCTGTTCAGGCAATTCCACAACACCTCAGCCAGTGACGGAGGACATCGAGCAGTGTTCCACATGCGAGTTCAGGCACCAAAGCAAGCTGATGAGACTACACACCATCAAGTCCCAAATTCTTAGCATCCTCCGACTAGAACAAGCTCCAAACATAAGCCGGGACATGATCAGACAGCTCTTGCCAAAAGCGCCGCCCTTACAGGAGCTTCTCAGCCAGTATGATATCCAGGTGGAAGACAAGAAAGTTGGGACGGCCGATGATGGGGAGCTCGCCACCACTGAAACGATCATTACCATGCCCACTGAGC CTCAATCCAGCGTTCAAAAAAACGGAATGCCAAGatgttgtttattttctctcagTCCGAAGATATTACCCAACAACATATTAAAAGCCCAGCTGTGGATTCACCTCCGGCCAACCGAGGAAGCCACGACTGTCTTCTTGCAGATTTCTCGTCTAAAACCACTGTCAGAAGGCAACACAAGGGCTATTATTAGGTCCCTGAAAATCGAGGTGGATGCAGAAACCAGCTCTTGGCAAAGTATCGACATGAATCAGCTCCTCCAGTCTTGGCTGAAACAACCGGAGACCAATCTTGGTATCGAAATAAAGGCGTTTGATTCCAAAGGAGTGGACCTGGCCGTTACCTCCACTGAATCTGGCTCGGAGGGACTG AAACCCTTTATGGAAGTGAAAATAGCTGAGACGCCCAAACGGTCAAAGAGGGACACGGGGTTGGACTGTGACGAGAACTCCCCTGAATCTCGCTGCTGTCGCTACCCGCTCACCGTGGACTTCGAGGACTTCGGCTGGGACTGGATTATTGCGCCTAAACGCTACAAGGCCAACTACTGCTCGGGAGAGTGCGAGTACATGCACCTGCAGAAGTACCCACATACTCACCTTGTAAACAAGGCAAATCCGCGGGGTACCGCCGGACCCTGCTGCACTCCTACCAAAATGTCTCCTATCAATATGCTCTATTTCAATCGCAAAGAACAGATAATCTATGGAAAGATCCCCTCAATGGTGGTGGACATATGTGGCTGCTCCTAA
- the LOC134071608 gene encoding uncharacterized protein LOC134071608 — protein sequence MFSSSSGGEHPSGFDLDLSDAMGCPSGQAREGDQRGPEGDLHRERKHSGEHDDDRRHERRRSGDRDHRERRGSGDRDDHRRERRGSGDRDDHHRERRGSGDRDDHHRERRGSGDRDDHRRERRGSGDRDDHHRERRGSGDRDDHHRERRGSGDRDEHRHHERRGSHDDDDSRGRRHSGDRDDHQERRHSPGHRRDHSGSRSGSDSDEGRHGQGRRHGHGRGRGHGRGRGRW from the exons ATGTTCAGCAGTAGTTCAG GTGGCGAACATCCCTCAGGGTTTGACCTGGACCTGAGTGATGCCATGGGATGTCCCTCTGGCCAGGCCCGTGAGGGAGACCAGCGAGGTCCAGAGGGGGACCTCCATCGCGAGCGCAAGCATAGTGGTGAGCACGATGACGACCGTCGACACGAGAGAAGACGCAGTGGCGATCGTGATCACCGTGAGCGCAGGGGCAGCGGTGACCGTGACGACCATCGTCGTGAGCGCAGGGGCAGTGGTGACCGTGATGACCATCATCGTGAGCGCAGGGGCAGCGGTGACCGTGACGACCATCATCGTGAGCGCAGGGGCAGCGGTGACCGTGACGACCATCGTCGTGAGCGCAGGGGCAGTGGTGACCGTGATGACCATCATCGTGAGCGCAGGGGCAGCGGTGACCGTGACGACCATCATCGTGAGCGCAGGGGCAGTGGTGACCGTGACGAACATCGCCACCATGAGCGCAGGGGCAGCCACGACGATGACGATTCCCGTGGCCGTAGGCACAGTGGTGACCGTGACGACCACCAGGAGCGCAGGCACAGCCCTGGCCACAGGCGTGACCACAGTGGCAGCCGCAGCGGGAGCGACAGCGATGAGGGTCGCCATGGGCAGGGCCGTCGTCACGGACACGGCCGCGGTCGTGGACATGGTCGAGGGCGTGGACGCTGGTAA
- the ftcd gene encoding formimidoyltransferase-cyclodeaminase, producing MAKLVECVPNFSEGRNKEVIDAISEAISGTEGCSLLDVDPGSSTNRTVYTFVGSPQAVVEGALNAARVAFQLIDMTKHSGEHPRTGAMDVCPFIPVQNVTMDDCVTCANLFAQRLSDALHIPVYLYGAAARQQNRTSLPAVRAGEYEALPEKLKKSEWAPDYGPATFVPSWGATVTGARKFLIAFNINLLSTKEQAHRIALNVREQGRGKDQPGLLKKVQGMGWFLEEANLAQVSTNILDFELTPLHTVYEEICKDAQNLNLPVVGSQIVGLIPLQAVLDCADFYIQKEKLFVVEEEHKVRLVISKLGLDSLGPFVPKERIIEYMVKDSEEDGRLVSQSLQQFVHSVGARTAAPGGGSVSAAIAAMGAALGAMVGQMTYGKRQFENLDAVMRQLIPPFHQAMNELLEMVDADSSAFNSYMTALKMPKSNPEEVKRREEAMQEGLKKAVGVPLGLAEKVTLLWPSLKEMVLHGNVACKSDAQVAAKALETAVFGAYFNVIINLKDITDKSFKSATQQRATALLEEAKASVHAVLEAADTRQ from the exons ATGGCTAAGCTCGTGGAGTGCGTTCCCAACTTTTCAGAAGGTCGAAACAAAGAG GTAATTGATGCCATCTCAGAGGCCATCTCTGGTACTGAAGGATGCAGCCTGCTGGACGTGGATCCAGGCTCCTCCACAAACCGAACGGTCTACACGTTTGTGGGGTCACCCCAGGCAGTGGTGGAGGGGGCACTTAACGCAGCCCGCGTAGCATTTCAGCTCATCGACATGACCAAACACTCAG GGGAGCATCCACGCACTGGGGCCATGGACGTGTGTCCCTTCATCCCTGTTCAGAATGTCACCATGGACGACTGTGTCACCTGTGCCAACCTATTTGCTCAGAGATTGTCAGATGCTCTACACATCCCTG TGTATCTGTATGGAGCAGCTGCTCGTCAGCAGAACAGGACATCCCTGCCTGCGGTGCGCGCGGGAGAGTACGAAGCACTACCAGAGAAG TTGAAGAAGAGCGAGTGGGCCCCTGACTATGGCCCTGCCACATTCGTGCCCTCCTGGGGAGCCACAGTGACGGGTGCCCGCAAGTTCCTCATCGCCTTCAACATTAACCTGCTCAGCACCAAGGAGCAGGCCCACCGCATTGCCCTGAACGTCCGGGAGCAGGGTAGAGGCAAGGATCAG CCAGGTCTTCTGAAGAAGGTGCAGGGGATGGGCTGGTTCCTGGAGGAAGCCAACCTCGCCCAGGTGTCCACCAACATCCTGGACTTTGAGCTGACCCCGCTTCACACAGTATATGAGGAAATCTGCAAGGATGCGCAG AATCTGAATCTGCCGGTGGTGGGATCACAGATAGTGGGCCTGATTCCTCTCCAAGCAGTGTTGGACTGCGCCGATTTCTACATTCAGAAGGAGAAGCTGTTCGTTGTAGAGGAGGAGCACAAAGTGCGGCTG GTGATCAGCAAGCTGGGCCTGGACTCCCTGGGGCCTTTTGTACCCAAAGAGAGAAtcattga GTACATGGTGAAGGACAGTGAGGAGGACGGTCGTCTGGTGTCTCAATCCCTCCAGCAGTTTGTGCACAGCGTGGGGGCCAGGACTGCTGCCCCGGGGGGCGGATCCGTCTCTGCTGCCATTGCCGCCATG GGGGCAGCTCTGGGTGCCATGGTGGGGCAGATGACCTACGGGAAGAGGCAGTTTGAGAACCTGGATGCGGTGATGAGGCAGCTGATCCCGCCGTTCCACCAGGCCATGAACGAGCTGCTGGAGATGGTGGACGCAGACTCCTCCGCCTTCAACTCCTACATG ACAGCTCTGAAAATGCCAAAGAGTAACCCAGAGGAAGTGAAAAG GAGGGAGGAGGCGATGCAGGAGGGCTTGAAGAAAGCGGTCGGGGTGCCCTTGGGTCTGGCCGAGAAGGTCACTCTGCTGTGGCCGTCGCTCAAAGAGATGGTCCTCCATGGAAACGTTGCCTGCAAGTCAGATGCCCAG GTAGCAGCTAAGGCCCTGGAGACAGCTGTGTTTGGAGCCTACTTCAACGTCATCATTAACCTGAAAGACATCACAGACAAGTCCTTCAAAAGTGCT ACCCAGCAGAGAGCCACGGCGCTGCTCGAGGAGGCCAAAGCGAGCGTCCACGCCGTCCTGGAGGCTGCAGACACAAGGCAGTAG
- the sumo1 gene encoding small ubiquitin-related modifier 1, whose product MSDTETKPSSDGGEKKDGEYIKLKVIGQDNSEIHFKVKMTTHLKKLKESYSQRQGVPMNTLRFLFEGQRIADNQTPKELGMEDEDVIEVYQEQTGGHWND is encoded by the exons ATGTCAGATACG GAGACCAAGCCTTCaagtgatggaggagagaaaaaggatgGAGAATATATTAAATTAAAGGTGATCGGCCAG GACAACAGTGAAATTCACTTCAAGGTGAAGATGACGACACATTTAAAGAAGCTGAAAGAATCCTACAGCCAGAGACAG GGTGTTCCTATGAACACCTTAAGGTTTCTCTTTGAAGGACAGAGAATTGCAGACAACCAGACTCCCAAAGAG CTTGGAATGGAAGATGAGGATGTCATTGAAGTGTACCAAGAACAGACTGGTGGCCATTGGAATGACTAG